In Streptomyces sp. NBC_00569, a single genomic region encodes these proteins:
- a CDS encoding AIM24 family protein, which produces MKGDLFSSEHVVQPASAPGMTAQNAKSIRYTVNGDMMARQGAMVAYRGNLQFERKGQGMGGMLKRAVTGEGLPLMTVRGQGEAWFAHEAQNCFIVDVEPGEALTVNGRNVLCFDSTLSYEIKTVKGAGISGGGLFNSVFTGQGRLGLICEGNPLVIPVSPQQPVFVDTDAVVGWTAHLHTSLHRSQSIGSMIRGGSGEAVQLKLEGEGYVVVRPSEATPQKAQQH; this is translated from the coding sequence ATGAAGGGTGATCTCTTTTCCAGCGAGCACGTCGTACAGCCCGCCTCCGCGCCGGGAATGACCGCACAGAACGCCAAGTCGATCCGCTACACCGTCAACGGCGACATGATGGCCCGTCAGGGAGCGATGGTCGCCTACCGCGGGAACCTGCAGTTCGAGCGCAAGGGCCAGGGCATGGGCGGCATGCTCAAGCGTGCGGTCACGGGCGAGGGCCTGCCTCTGATGACGGTGCGCGGGCAGGGCGAGGCCTGGTTCGCGCACGAGGCGCAGAACTGTTTCATCGTCGACGTCGAACCGGGCGAGGCCCTGACGGTCAACGGGCGGAACGTCCTGTGCTTCGACTCCACGCTCTCGTACGAGATCAAGACCGTGAAGGGCGCGGGAATATCCGGCGGGGGCCTGTTCAACAGCGTCTTCACCGGCCAGGGCCGACTGGGGCTCATCTGCGAGGGCAACCCGCTGGTCATCCCCGTATCGCCGCAGCAGCCGGTGTTCGTGGACACGGACGCGGTCGTGGGCTGGACCGCCCATCTGCACACCTCGTTGCACCGGTCGCAGTCCATCGGGTCGATGATCCGCGGCGGTTCGGGCGAGGCCGTCCAGCTGAAGCTGGAGGGTGAGGGGTACGTCGTCGTGCGTCCCAGCGAGGCGACTCCGCAGAAGGCCCAGCAGCACTGA
- a CDS encoding GNAT family N-acetyltransferase, translating into MDGLREPVTATDISTRRLELLPLHVEFADEMAAVVGDPALHTFIGGAPLSARELRERYGRLVAGPPDPAVSWCNWVLRIRDEECLAGTVQATVGPGDDGLEAEIAWVVGVPWQGRGLATEAAIALVDRLGRQSVRTVVAHIHPDHAASAAVATACGLTPTDRMHDGEVRWQRTLG; encoded by the coding sequence ATGGACGGACTCCGCGAACCCGTGACCGCAACGGACATCTCGACCCGAAGGCTCGAACTCCTGCCGCTCCACGTGGAGTTCGCCGATGAGATGGCCGCGGTGGTCGGCGACCCGGCTCTGCACACGTTCATCGGCGGCGCGCCGCTGTCGGCGCGGGAGCTGCGCGAACGCTACGGGCGCCTGGTCGCGGGCCCCCCGGACCCGGCCGTCTCCTGGTGCAACTGGGTGCTCCGGATCAGGGACGAAGAGTGTCTGGCCGGCACGGTCCAGGCCACGGTCGGCCCCGGCGACGACGGGCTCGAAGCCGAGATCGCCTGGGTCGTCGGAGTGCCGTGGCAGGGGCGCGGCCTGGCCACGGAGGCGGCGATCGCACTGGTCGACCGGCTCGGGCGGCAGTCCGTACGCACCGTCGTCGCGCACATCCACCCGGACCACGCCGCGTCGGCGGCCGTCGCCACGGCGTGCGGACTGACGCCCACGGACCGGATGCACGACGGCGAAGTCAGGTGGCAGCGCACCTTGGGATGA
- a CDS encoding NEW3 domain-containing protein, which translates to MSGRAHREHRSAQRRTTPHPSRHGRARAVRALSVAATAAALALGGLAGPSAAPAAAATTPYPNLAPTPPMGWNNWSYYGCDISEETVLANARALVSSGLAAKGYDTVTTDDCWMTHTRDADGDLVPDPTRFPHGMAYIGEQLHAMGLKFGIYEDAGTSTCGGYPGSYGHIKQDADLFAKWKVDYLKLDGCNVPVPTGQSADDVYHKLYGDMSQALLDTGRPIVYSVSAPAYFEGEKDWHHVISWSAEVGNLWREGADVAMESSSARGKWASIKYNYAYNVPLADLQSPGRWNDPDFLLAGQSGLTGDEIRSQMSLWSVMAAPLISSTDLTKASSEAIDVLGNKDVIAVDQDTKGLQGRIVQQGDGYDVLSKPLANGDRAVALFNSSDEARTIETTAAKAGLPAGSSYLLKDLWSKRTTQTTGTIAADVPAHATVLYRVHTGTAHRVQPATAITWTRTGGEGATSTWKVALADHGPTGLTGARLRISAPEGWHLSTSKVSLGKVRPGGSAAATITAKGPDAKPGTTVTTLTATARYRAGGAGDGSVSGGASIVTDVPYPSLDAAFNNVGVTNEAAPPAEGNYTTGNFDGGGDSYSAQALAAAGVTPGAKVSKDGVTWTFPAAKPGTPNNVELAGQSITLTGSGSKLWFLGAEAGFTSGQVKVTYTDGTTSTGSLGFPNWCCTAGTEYGATTVATSDHRNTPTGPANFGTGYKLFGNSVPLTAGKTIRTVTLPDADAIHVFAITVQ; encoded by the coding sequence TTGTCCGGGAGAGCTCACAGAGAGCACAGATCCGCACAGCGCCGCACCACCCCGCACCCCTCGCGCCATGGCCGGGCCCGCGCCGTGCGCGCCCTGTCCGTGGCCGCCACCGCCGCGGCACTCGCGCTCGGTGGCCTCGCGGGACCGTCCGCCGCACCCGCCGCCGCGGCCACCACCCCGTACCCCAACCTCGCACCGACCCCGCCCATGGGCTGGAACAACTGGTCCTACTACGGCTGCGACATCAGCGAGGAAACCGTCCTCGCCAACGCCCGCGCACTCGTCTCCTCCGGCCTGGCCGCCAAGGGCTACGACACCGTCACCACCGACGACTGCTGGATGACGCACACCCGCGACGCCGACGGCGACCTCGTCCCCGACCCCACCCGCTTCCCGCACGGCATGGCCTACATCGGCGAGCAACTGCACGCCATGGGACTCAAGTTCGGCATCTATGAGGACGCCGGCACGTCCACGTGCGGCGGCTACCCCGGCTCGTACGGCCACATCAAGCAGGACGCCGACCTCTTCGCCAAGTGGAAGGTCGACTATCTGAAGCTGGACGGCTGCAATGTGCCCGTCCCCACGGGCCAGAGCGCGGACGACGTCTATCACAAGCTCTACGGCGACATGAGCCAGGCGCTCCTGGACACCGGCCGGCCCATCGTCTACTCCGTCTCCGCGCCCGCCTACTTCGAGGGCGAGAAGGACTGGCACCACGTCATCTCCTGGTCCGCTGAGGTCGGCAACCTGTGGCGCGAGGGCGCCGACGTCGCCATGGAGTCGTCGTCCGCGCGCGGCAAGTGGGCCTCCATCAAGTACAACTACGCCTACAACGTGCCGCTCGCCGACCTGCAGAGCCCCGGCCGGTGGAACGATCCCGACTTCCTGCTCGCCGGGCAGTCCGGGCTCACCGGCGACGAGATCCGCAGCCAGATGTCGCTGTGGTCCGTGATGGCGGCCCCCCTCATCTCCAGCACCGACCTGACGAAGGCCTCGTCCGAGGCGATCGACGTCCTCGGCAACAAGGACGTCATCGCCGTCGACCAGGACACCAAGGGCCTCCAGGGGCGCATCGTCCAGCAGGGCGACGGCTACGACGTGCTGTCCAAGCCCCTCGCGAACGGCGACCGGGCCGTGGCCCTGTTCAACTCCTCCGACGAGGCACGGACGATCGAGACGACTGCCGCCAAGGCCGGTCTGCCCGCCGGATCCTCGTACCTCCTCAAGGACCTCTGGTCCAAGCGGACCACGCAGACCACAGGGACGATCGCCGCCGACGTTCCCGCCCACGCGACCGTGCTGTACCGCGTCCACACCGGCACCGCCCACCGTGTGCAGCCCGCCACCGCGATCACCTGGACGCGGACCGGCGGTGAGGGCGCCACCTCCACCTGGAAGGTCGCGCTCGCGGACCACGGCCCGACCGGACTCACCGGCGCGCGCCTGCGTATCAGCGCCCCCGAAGGCTGGCACCTCAGCACGTCGAAGGTGTCCCTCGGCAAGGTCAGGCCGGGCGGCTCGGCCGCCGCGACCATCACGGCGAAGGGCCCCGACGCCAAGCCCGGCACCACCGTCACGACCCTGACCGCGACGGCCCGCTACCGTGCGGGTGGCGCCGGTGACGGCTCCGTGTCGGGAGGCGCCTCGATCGTCACCGACGTGCCGTACCCGAGCCTGGACGCCGCCTTCAACAACGTCGGCGTGACCAACGAGGCGGCGCCGCCCGCCGAGGGCAACTACACGACCGGCAACTTCGACGGCGGTGGCGACAGCTACTCGGCCCAGGCCCTCGCCGCGGCCGGGGTCACTCCCGGGGCCAAGGTCAGCAAGGACGGCGTGACCTGGACTTTCCCGGCCGCCAAGCCGGGCACCCCGAACAACGTCGAACTCGCCGGCCAGTCGATCACCCTCACCGGCAGCGGCTCCAAGCTCTGGTTCCTCGGAGCGGAGGCCGGCTTCACCTCGGGCCAGGTCAAGGTCACGTACACCGACGGCACCACGAGCACGGGCAGCCTCGGCTTCCCCAACTGGTGCTGCACGGCGGGCACGGAGTACGGCGCGACGACGGTCGCCACGTCCGACCACCGCAACACCCCGACCGGCCCCGCCAACTTCGGCACCGGCTACAAGCTGTTCGGCAACTCCGTCCCGCTCACCGCGGGCAAGACGATCCGCACGGTCACCCTGCCCGACGCGGACGCGATCCACGTGTTCGCGATCACGGTTCAGTAG